Proteins from a single region of Chloroflexota bacterium:
- the trpS gene encoding tryptophan--tRNA ligase: MPRPPQKRILTGMRTTGAAHLGHYAGALRNWVDMQGEYECYFLLADVQAFSTHFDDPQRIVESVHEMVLDWLAVGLDPTRQSNIFFVLQSQIQDLTELTTYFSMLTPMAYVERNPTIKSERAQYGERAGNLGFYNYPVSQAADVLLFTPPPPHTDGDELCVPVGEDQLPLLELTNDIAGWFNRTYDRVFLECTHRLSEVPRLMGTDGQAKMSKSLGNVILLSDNTETVQKKVMSMYTDPTRLRATDPGHVEGNPVFMYHDAFNPDVAEVDELKDRYRKGRVGDVEVKRKLVAALNAMLDPIRERRKAFANDPEIVQEVLQGGIAQTRAVGGETMEHVRAAMYIDYANLLATQTVTS; this comes from the coding sequence GTGCCAAGACCACCCCAAAAACGCATTCTTACCGGCATGCGCACCACCGGCGCCGCGCATCTCGGCCATTACGCCGGCGCGCTGCGCAACTGGGTCGACATGCAGGGCGAATATGAGTGTTACTTCCTGCTCGCTGACGTGCAAGCTTTTAGCACGCACTTCGACGATCCGCAGCGTATTGTCGAATCCGTCCACGAAATGGTGCTCGACTGGCTCGCCGTTGGGCTCGATCCCACCAGGCAGTCGAATATCTTCTTTGTCTTGCAGAGTCAGATTCAAGACCTGACTGAACTTACCACCTACTTTTCCATGCTCACGCCCATGGCATACGTAGAGCGCAACCCCACTATCAAGAGTGAGCGGGCGCAGTACGGCGAGCGCGCGGGAAATCTCGGCTTCTACAACTATCCGGTCTCGCAAGCCGCCGACGTACTGCTCTTCACGCCGCCGCCACCCCATACCGACGGGGATGAACTCTGCGTGCCGGTGGGCGAAGACCAATTGCCGCTGCTCGAACTCACCAACGACATCGCGGGGTGGTTCAACCGCACCTACGACCGGGTCTTCTTGGAGTGCACGCACCGCCTGAGCGAGGTGCCGCGCCTCATGGGCACCGACGGCCAGGCCAAGATGAGCAAGAGCTTGGGCAACGTGATTCTGCTCAGCGACAATACGGAGACCGTGCAGAAGAAGGTCATGAGCATGTATACCGACCCCACGCGGCTGCGGGCCACTGACCCCGGCCACGTGGAAGGCAACCCGGTCTTCATGTACCACGATGCTTTCAATCCGGACGTTGCCGAAGTAGACGAACTCAAAGACCGTTATCGCAAGGGCCGCGTCGGCGACGTGGAAGTAAAACGCAAGCTCGTTGCGGCACTCAACGCGATGCTTGATCCCATTCGAGAACGCCGCAAGGCCTTTGCAAATGACCCCGAAATCGTTCAAGAGGTGCTGCAGGGCGGCATCGCGCAGACACGCGCCGTGGGCGGGGAGACTATGGAGCACGTCCGCGCCGCCATGTATATAGACTACGCAAATCTGCTGGCTACACAGACCGTGACCAGTTAG
- a CDS encoding PIN domain-containing protein encodes MFLVDTNVWLELLLEQERAEEVRDFLSTIEPSLLALTDFTIFSIGIILTRLGKDQLFSDFTADTLEQGEVTSLRLNTSDMRDLLAVGQQFRLDFDDAYQYLAAEKHGFMLVSFDSDFDRTERGRKTPKQIITGF; translated from the coding sequence GTGTTCCTTGTCGATACAAATGTATGGCTAGAGCTTCTCCTGGAACAGGAAAGAGCGGAGGAAGTCCGGGACTTTCTTAGCACAATTGAGCCGAGCCTACTCGCATTGACAGACTTCACTATTTTCTCGATCGGCATCATACTAACGCGACTTGGTAAAGACCAGCTATTCTCTGACTTTACCGCAGACACGCTTGAACAGGGAGAAGTCACCAGTCTCCGGCTAAACACGTCTGACATGCGAGACTTGCTGGCCGTGGGACAACAGTTTCGACTTGATTTTGACGACGCTTATCAGTATCTAGCCGCTGAGAAACACGGCTTCATGCTCGTAAGTTTCGATTCGGATTTTGATCGAACAGAACGTGGAAGAAAGACTCCTAAGCAAATCATCACAGGATTCTAA
- a CDS encoding DUF2281 domain-containing protein, which yields MKRLEELVQELPPELQQEVYDFARFLLETKAKPRRKGKLRLNWAGGLREYRDRYTSLDLQRKALEWWGD from the coding sequence ATGAAACGGCTTGAAGAGTTGGTTCAGGAGTTGCCCCCAGAGTTGCAGCAGGAAGTCTACGACTTTGCGCGCTTTCTGCTAGAAACGAAAGCCAAACCGCGCCGCAAGGGCAAGCTCCGTCTCAACTGGGCTGGAGGACTACGTGAATATCGCGACCGCTATACCTCACTTGATCTCCAGCGTAAAGCGCTTGAATGGTGGGGGGACTAG
- a CDS encoding phosphoribosylanthranilate isomerase, with amino-acid sequence MTVLRESETQSDSENSLSPKVKICGIMAPADAEAAAAHGADFLGLNFVTGRRRCLTLDKARDIIQSLGSACPPTVGLFLDEKPTVVRDIVAAIGLQYVQFCGQESPAYCAEVGVPYWKVINLHSVGDFERLNRYVDATAFLLEGADNGPGGTGQTWDWGLASAAPRDRPTLIAGGLNPENVGEAIARAQPWGVDVSSGVETNGAKDPDRIAAFIHQARDASLP; translated from the coding sequence ATGACAGTCTTACGAGAGTCTGAAACCCAAAGCGATTCGGAAAATTCCCTTTCGCCCAAAGTTAAAATCTGCGGCATCATGGCGCCGGCCGACGCGGAAGCGGCCGCAGCGCACGGCGCGGACTTCCTCGGCTTGAACTTCGTAACGGGAAGACGCCGGTGCTTAACATTGGACAAGGCACGGGACATTATCCAGTCGCTCGGATCCGCGTGCCCGCCAACCGTTGGACTCTTCCTCGATGAAAAGCCCACCGTGGTGCGCGACATAGTCGCCGCAATCGGCCTCCAGTACGTGCAGTTCTGTGGTCAGGAGTCCCCGGCCTACTGCGCGGAAGTGGGCGTCCCCTATTGGAAGGTCATCAATCTGCACTCGGTCGGGGACTTCGAGCGGTTGAATCGATACGTCGACGCCACAGCCTTTCTGCTGGAAGGCGCCGACAACGGGCCGGGCGGCACCGGCCAAACCTGGGATTGGGGTCTTGCCAGCGCGGCGCCGCGCGACCGCCCCACTCTGATCGCAGGCGGGCTAAACCCTGAAAACGTCGGAGAAGCCATCGCGCGGGCGCAGCCCTGGGGCGTGGATGTCAGCAGCGGCGTTGAAACCAATGGAGCCAAAGACCCCGACAGGATCGCCGCATTCATCCACCAAGCAAGAGACGCCTCGTTACCGTGA
- the trpC gene encoding indole-3-glycerol phosphate synthase TrpC, whose product MRVKRQSKSAVEKVLRARHMILDTILQHKERELAERQAAVPLNVLEKRAEATQPPRDFTAALRQDGIRLIAEIKRASPSKGVFAPDLDPAALAQTYESGGASALSVLTDERFFQGSLSDLTAARSTVDIPALRKDFTTNEYHIVEARAAGADAVLLIVAALPQPRLRTLLRCAKEWGMAAIVEVHTAAETEQALAVGAAIIGINNRNLHTFETSLETTAELRALISNDRIVVSESGIHTPADVAQLHGWNVDAMLIGEALVTAPDTAAKVASLVEAARPPRVTSPSSDSPAVIPAKAGIQKGHRA is encoded by the coding sequence GTGAGGGTGAAACGTCAGAGTAAGTCTGCGGTTGAAAAGGTACTTAGGGCCAGGCACATGATTCTCGATACCATCCTGCAGCACAAAGAACGCGAGCTGGCAGAGCGCCAAGCGGCCGTGCCTCTCAATGTTCTGGAGAAAAGGGCCGAAGCGACGCAACCGCCGCGTGACTTCACGGCTGCGCTGCGCCAAGACGGCATTCGTTTGATCGCCGAGATAAAGCGCGCTTCGCCCTCCAAAGGCGTGTTTGCGCCTGATCTCGATCCAGCAGCACTGGCGCAGACCTATGAATCCGGCGGCGCGAGCGCGCTATCCGTTCTCACCGACGAGCGGTTTTTCCAAGGTTCGTTAAGCGATCTCACGGCCGCGCGATCTACCGTGGACATTCCCGCATTGCGCAAGGACTTTACGACTAACGAATACCACATCGTAGAAGCCCGTGCCGCGGGCGCCGACGCCGTGCTGCTCATTGTCGCCGCCCTCCCGCAGCCACGCCTGCGGACGCTGCTTCGCTGCGCGAAGGAGTGGGGGATGGCCGCCATCGTGGAAGTGCACACGGCGGCAGAAACCGAGCAAGCCTTAGCTGTCGGCGCGGCAATCATCGGCATCAACAACCGCAACCTGCACACATTCGAGACAAGCCTGGAAACCACGGCCGAACTCCGCGCGCTCATTTCCAACGACCGCATAGTGGTCAGCGAAAGCGGCATCCATACACCCGCTGACGTGGCACAACTGCACGGCTGGAACGTAGACGCCATGCTCATTGGAGAAGCGCTCGTTACCGCTCCCGACACGGCTGCCAAAGTTGCATCGCTTGTTGAGGCCGCGAGACCGCCGCGCGTTACTTCTCCGTCTAGCGATTCACCCGCCGTCATTCCGGCGAAAGCCGGAATCCAGAAGGGGCATCGCGCATGA
- the trpD gene encoding anthranilate phosphoribosyltransferase: MIVEATIKATDGAPLTRDEAAEVMTEIMDAACTPAQFGAFVTALRAKGETADEIAGCLAVMRERALPVTVSQPVADTCGTGGDGTGTFNISTANAIVLAAAGQPVAKHGNRAMSSACGSADVLEALGVHIELGPDSVAQCIEQVGIGFMFAQAYHPAMKFAAPLRREIGIRTIFNILGPLTTPAGASYRVFGVADPSLATDIAHSLSALGVRRALVVHGEADGVDEISISGPTLVTEWDGSSVNSYRLAPEEFGLASAPVSEIAGGSVEENAQHVRNVLAGKPGPRRDVVVMNAAAGLVVSGKASDWKAGAEQAAAAIDNGQAAAKLEAFASLSQSLA, translated from the coding sequence ATGATAGTTGAAGCTACGATCAAAGCCACTGATGGTGCGCCGCTCACCCGCGACGAAGCGGCTGAGGTAATGACCGAGATCATGGATGCGGCCTGCACGCCGGCGCAATTCGGCGCTTTTGTCACGGCACTCCGTGCCAAGGGCGAGACCGCCGACGAGATTGCCGGTTGCCTCGCGGTGATGCGCGAGAGAGCGCTGCCGGTTACCGTCAGCCAGCCGGTTGCCGACACTTGCGGCACCGGCGGCGACGGCACAGGTACCTTCAACATTTCCACGGCAAACGCCATCGTATTGGCGGCGGCCGGACAGCCTGTAGCAAAGCACGGCAACCGCGCCATGAGCAGCGCCTGCGGCAGCGCAGATGTCTTAGAAGCCCTGGGCGTGCACATTGAGTTGGGACCGGACTCGGTGGCGCAGTGCATCGAGCAGGTCGGCATCGGCTTCATGTTCGCGCAGGCGTACCATCCGGCGATGAAGTTCGCCGCGCCGCTGCGCCGCGAAATCGGCATCCGCACGATTTTCAACATTCTCGGACCGCTGACGACCCCTGCCGGGGCAAGCTACAGAGTGTTTGGAGTCGCCGACCCAAGCTTAGCCACAGACATCGCGCATTCGCTGAGCGCTCTCGGCGTGCGCCGCGCGCTCGTTGTGCACGGTGAGGCCGACGGTGTTGACGAAATCTCTATCAGCGGTCCCACGTTAGTGACCGAATGGGATGGGAGCAGCGTGAATAGCTACCGCTTGGCGCCGGAGGAATTCGGACTCGCCTCGGCTCCGGTCAGCGAAATTGCCGGCGGCTCCGTGGAAGAAAATGCGCAGCACGTGCGCAACGTGCTGGCCGGCAAACCGGGCCCGCGCCGCGACGTGGTGGTCATGAATGCCGCCGCCGGTCTTGTCGTAAGTGGTAAAGCGAGTGACTGGAAAGCAGGCGCCGAGCAGGCCGCCGCCGCTATCGACAACGGCCAGGCCGCCGCCAAACTGGAAGCTTTTGCGAGCCTCAGTCAAAGTCTCGCCTGA
- a CDS encoding aminodeoxychorismate/anthranilate synthase component II — protein sequence MIFMLDNYDSFTYNLVQYMGELGADLEVARNDKTTVKAVMARRPDGIVISPGPCTPHEAGISNDLITQAAGKIPLLGVCLGHQCIGQVFGGNVIRADTLMHGKTSMIHHHGRDLFADLDNPFVATRYHSLIVDPAQFPSALDVTARADDGTIMSVRHREYPIYGVQFHPESILTTEGKKLLQNFLNIVERHHSRKTQAASAQKGAEG from the coding sequence GTGATCTTCATGCTGGATAACTACGATTCGTTTACCTACAATCTGGTGCAATACATGGGCGAACTCGGCGCCGATCTGGAAGTGGCGCGCAACGACAAGACCACTGTGAAAGCAGTGATGGCGCGCCGGCCGGATGGCATTGTCATCTCGCCGGGCCCGTGCACGCCCCATGAAGCCGGCATCTCAAACGACCTTATCACGCAGGCTGCGGGCAAGATACCGCTGCTTGGTGTCTGCCTTGGACACCAGTGCATCGGCCAGGTCTTTGGCGGCAACGTGATTCGCGCAGACACGCTGATGCACGGCAAGACCTCGATGATCCACCACCACGGTAGAGACCTGTTTGCAGACCTGGATAACCCCTTTGTCGCGACGCGCTACCATTCCCTGATTGTGGATCCCGCGCAATTTCCATCTGCCCTCGACGTGACGGCACGAGCAGACGATGGGACGATAATGAGTGTGCGTCACCGGGAATACCCAATTTACGGGGTCCAGTTTCATCCCGAGTCAATTCTCACCACAGAAGGCAAGAAACTCCTGCAGAATTTCCTCAACATTGTCGAGCGGCACCACTCGCGGAAAACGCAAGCGGCTTCCGCGCAAAAGGGGGCAGAGGGATGA
- the trpE gene encoding anthranilate synthase component I, whose product MQTAPGMVFAGIQPDLAAVRALAAEGLTVPISLTIPADLETPVSAYLKIAQGDYSFLLESVQGSESLGRYSFIGTNPSTVLRMDNGMATCKQGGESETRTYSDPLALLQEELAKTNFAAMPGLPRFQGGAVGYLGYESVRYFEPRVPLPAENALPVPEAVFMFTDSLVMFDHFKHSLTIISYVPPHGDVAANYQDAVERVETIHARLQRTVPFVRDTTSSGAAVPTKSEAQHHAMVRAAKEYIAAGDIIQAVLGLRWTRQLGVHPYSVYRALRMINPSPYMYYLQLDDMQIVGASPEMLVRVEGSHVTTRPIAGTRRRGSTPEEDAALSEELLASDKERAEHIMLVDLGRNDLGRVCRPGSVHVPTLMVVEEFSHVMHIVSQVEGELLPGKTAFDALRSCFPAGTLSGAPKVRAMEIISELEGTTRGPYGGAVGYFDYSGNMDMAITIRTMTVKDNTAYIQAGGGIVADSDPEEEYQEVCNKAASTMRAIDVAEEMERDLHAG is encoded by the coding sequence ATGCAAACCGCACCGGGTATGGTTTTTGCCGGCATTCAGCCGGACCTTGCCGCAGTGCGCGCACTCGCGGCAGAGGGGCTGACAGTGCCCATTTCACTCACTATTCCCGCGGATTTGGAAACGCCGGTCTCTGCCTACCTTAAGATTGCCCAGGGCGACTACTCATTTCTGCTCGAGAGTGTCCAGGGCAGCGAGAGCCTGGGCCGGTATTCGTTCATCGGAACCAATCCGTCTACCGTCCTGCGCATGGACAACGGCATGGCAACCTGCAAGCAGGGCGGGGAAAGCGAAACTCGCACGTATTCGGACCCATTAGCGTTGCTTCAAGAAGAGCTTGCCAAGACCAATTTCGCCGCTATGCCCGGCCTGCCGCGTTTTCAAGGCGGCGCCGTCGGCTATCTCGGCTATGAGAGCGTACGCTATTTCGAGCCCAGGGTGCCTCTGCCGGCGGAGAATGCCTTGCCTGTGCCCGAGGCGGTCTTCATGTTCACGGATAGTTTAGTGATGTTCGACCACTTCAAGCACAGCCTCACGATCATCTCCTACGTCCCACCCCATGGAGATGTCGCCGCGAACTACCAGGACGCGGTAGAAAGAGTCGAAACCATCCACGCGCGCCTGCAACGTACCGTGCCGTTCGTGCGCGACACGACGAGCTCCGGCGCAGCCGTGCCCACAAAAAGCGAAGCGCAGCATCATGCCATGGTGCGCGCCGCGAAAGAGTACATCGCAGCGGGCGACATTATTCAGGCTGTACTAGGTTTGCGCTGGACGCGTCAGTTGGGCGTGCATCCATACTCGGTGTATCGCGCGTTGCGCATGATCAATCCGTCGCCGTACATGTACTACTTGCAGCTTGATGACATGCAGATCGTCGGCGCCTCACCGGAGATGCTGGTGCGGGTAGAAGGATCTCACGTCACGACGCGCCCCATCGCCGGTACCCGACGACGGGGAAGCACGCCGGAAGAAGACGCGGCACTGTCTGAAGAGTTGCTCGCGAGCGACAAGGAGCGCGCTGAACACATCATGCTCGTGGACCTGGGCCGCAACGACCTCGGACGGGTCTGCCGCCCCGGCTCGGTGCATGTCCCGACGCTCATGGTGGTGGAAGAGTTTTCCCACGTTATGCACATCGTCTCACAAGTGGAAGGAGAGCTCTTGCCGGGCAAGACGGCCTTTGACGCCCTGCGCTCGTGTTTTCCGGCGGGCACGCTCTCCGGCGCTCCCAAAGTGCGCGCCATGGAGATAATCTCAGAACTCGAAGGCACGACACGGGGACCTTACGGCGGTGCTGTCGGCTATTTCGACTACTCCGGCAATATGGATATGGCAATCACCATTCGCACGATGACCGTGAAAGACAACACGGCCTACATCCAAGCCGGCGGCGGTATCGTGGCGGATTCCGATCCCGAAGAGGAGTACCAAGAGGTGTGCAACAAGGCCGCCTCGACCATGCGGGCGATTGACGTCGCGGAGGAGATGGAACGTGATCTTCATGCTGGATAA
- a CDS encoding polysaccharide deacetylase family protein has product MGLQWTVLCVFLFAACAQTDSDQMTFGRTIPPATAVPTPSVPAPIPTAGAEPAIVMSTAVPYPTPDLTGLPYEVLAQEIVRGGPDIPAVAFTLDGGAIADYTPEILQILREHGVRITIFITGQFAERHPELVLEMIADGHEIGNHSYAHPDFTELNDDAIRAELTRTEEIIKDVGGVSTKPWFRFPYGARNHHVRRVVAREGYQSIYWTIDTIDWRDDATPALVKQRIRDRLQNGVIILAHLGSKHTLEALPDILTELKEQGYRVVKVSELLYPPPAIATPIVNPTPTIIVKPSPTIVLSSP; this is encoded by the coding sequence ATGGGCTTGCAATGGACGGTCTTGTGTGTCTTCCTCTTTGCCGCCTGTGCGCAAACCGATTCCGATCAAATGACGTTTGGGCGCACGATTCCGCCCGCAACGGCAGTGCCGACGCCATCTGTGCCGGCGCCCATACCAACCGCGGGCGCTGAGCCAGCAATTGTCATGTCCACGGCAGTCCCTTACCCCACACCGGACCTCACCGGGCTTCCCTATGAGGTTCTCGCCCAAGAGATTGTGCGCGGCGGCCCGGACATCCCTGCCGTCGCGTTCACGCTCGACGGTGGGGCAATTGCCGACTACACTCCTGAAATATTGCAAATTCTGCGCGAGCACGGGGTGCGCATTACAATCTTCATCACCGGACAGTTCGCCGAACGCCACCCTGAACTCGTCCTCGAGATGATCGCCGATGGGCATGAAATTGGGAACCACTCCTATGCGCACCCCGACTTTACCGAGCTGAACGATGATGCCATCCGCGCGGAGCTCACCCGCACAGAGGAAATCATAAAGGACGTAGGGGGAGTAAGCACCAAGCCCTGGTTCCGCTTCCCCTACGGCGCACGCAATCACCATGTCCGCCGCGTGGTAGCCCGTGAAGGCTATCAGAGCATCTACTGGACTATCGATACGATTGACTGGCGGGATGACGCGACGCCTGCCTTGGTCAAGCAGCGCATCCGCGACCGCCTCCAGAATGGCGTCATCATCCTCGCTCATCTCGGCAGCAAGCATACGCTGGAGGCGCTCCCAGACATTTTGACTGAACTAAAGGAGCAGGGTTACCGAGTCGTAAAAGTCTCTGAACTCTTGTATCCGCCACCGGCCATTGCGACCCCCATTGTGAATCCAACGCCCACGATTATTGTGAAGCCTTCCCCAACCATCGTACTCTCCAGCCCTTGA
- a CDS encoding bifunctional 4-hydroxy-2-oxoglutarate aldolase/2-dehydro-3-deoxy-phosphogluconate aldolase: MSRAALLSDLCEAKITAVVRTKSTEEAVRIAQALYAAGIRLVEITFTVPDAAAVIEVVAREKPAGCLVGAGTVTTETQAREALAAGAQFVVGPVNRPALVSLAHEADVPCIMAGLTPTEILDVHESGSDMVKVFPVDSVGGPGYVKSVLGPLPGIPIVASGGIGFDNYRAYLEAGAANVALGSGLMPPSLIADGDYAGLTAFARRFMEYLDSA, translated from the coding sequence ATGAGTCGTGCGGCGCTGCTTAGCGATCTGTGCGAGGCCAAGATAACCGCCGTGGTGCGCACCAAGTCCACCGAGGAGGCGGTGCGTATCGCGCAGGCGCTGTATGCTGCCGGTATTCGGCTCGTTGAGATTACGTTTACGGTTCCGGACGCCGCCGCCGTGATTGAAGTGGTTGCGAGGGAGAAACCCGCCGGTTGTCTGGTAGGCGCCGGTACGGTGACAACCGAGACCCAGGCAAGGGAGGCGCTGGCAGCCGGCGCGCAGTTTGTGGTTGGGCCCGTGAACCGGCCTGCGCTCGTGTCTCTGGCGCACGAGGCTGATGTGCCTTGCATCATGGCCGGTCTGACACCCACCGAGATTCTCGACGTGCATGAATCGGGTTCTGACATGGTGAAGGTCTTTCCAGTCGATAGCGTCGGCGGGCCGGGGTACGTCAAGTCGGTGCTCGGACCGCTCCCCGGGATCCCCATCGTCGCCTCCGGGGGCATCGGCTTCGACAACTATCGCGCTTACCTGGAGGCGGGAGCGGCTAACGTGGCGCTGGGCTCGGGACTCATGCCGCCGTCGCTCATAGCTGATGGTGACTACGCGGGGCTAACGGCATTTGCCCGGCGCTTCATGGAGTATTTGGACTCCGCGTAA
- a CDS encoding sugar kinase — MPDILSLGECMVEFFAEEPLAEAHKLQKAFAGDALNLLAAASRMGSSCGFLSRVGNDPFQPFLLDGWESLGIDTSHVKRVEGRNGIYFISIYGQGEREFTYYRAGSAPSTMTPEDLDPDYIAQARVLHISGITQAISESAQATALAAARVANEAHVCVSFDPNFRPALWSAAEARTAAEELLSHVDIALPSGPEESEQLFGCASPQETAEYLHGFGAYAVAVKLGDAGVYVSAEGGTGTVPAFAVPQVVDTTGAGDAFDGAFLHGLVENKDPLEAARLGVVTAGLKVRGRGAIASLPSREEVNRALRRGSARLGGDR, encoded by the coding sequence ATGCCTGATATTCTCTCCCTCGGCGAGTGCATGGTGGAGTTCTTTGCAGAGGAGCCGTTAGCAGAGGCGCACAAACTGCAGAAGGCCTTCGCCGGCGATGCGCTCAATCTCCTGGCGGCGGCGTCGCGTATGGGAAGCTCGTGCGGCTTTCTCTCGCGGGTCGGCAACGATCCCTTTCAACCGTTCTTGCTCGATGGCTGGGAGTCTTTGGGAATTGATACCTCACACGTGAAGCGCGTGGAGGGTCGCAACGGCATATACTTTATCTCCATCTACGGTCAGGGCGAACGGGAGTTTACCTACTACCGGGCCGGCAGCGCGCCCAGCACCATGACCCCTGAGGACCTGGATCCCGATTACATCGCGCAGGCCAGGGTGCTTCACATCAGCGGCATCACACAGGCAATCTCAGAGTCGGCGCAGGCGACCGCGCTAGCGGCGGCGCGCGTGGCGAATGAGGCACATGTGTGCGTTTCGTTCGACCCCAATTTTCGGCCCGCGCTGTGGTCGGCGGCGGAGGCGCGGACCGCGGCGGAAGAGCTCCTGTCGCATGTGGACATCGCCCTGCCGAGCGGGCCTGAGGAGTCAGAGCAATTATTCGGCTGCGCGTCCCCCCAGGAAACGGCAGAATACCTGCATGGATTTGGTGCCTATGCGGTGGCGGTCAAGCTAGGCGATGCCGGTGTATACGTGAGCGCAGAAGGCGGAACGGGGACGGTACCTGCTTTCGCTGTCCCGCAGGTGGTCGACACGACCGGCGCCGGTGACGCCTTCGACGGCGCGTTCCTGCACGGGCTGGTGGAGAACAAGGATCCGCTGGAAGCAGCGCGATTGGGCGTGGTCACGGCCGGACTCAAGGTGCGCGGCAGAGGCGCGATCGCCAGCTTGCCGAGTCGGGAGGAAGTGAACCGAGCATTGCGCAGGGGCTCGGCGCGTCTTGGCGGAGACCGCTAA
- a CDS encoding 2-oxoisovalerate dehydrogenase has protein sequence MADIISEIIFEVNEDEIDGGYSASALGYGIHTAGETIEELRHNVKEAVDCYFDESMKQPGLIRLHFVRDEVLAL, from the coding sequence ATGGCCGACATCATTTCCGAAATCATTTTTGAAGTCAACGAGGATGAAATCGACGGTGGATATTCGGCCAGCGCGTTAGGATATGGCATCCACACGGCTGGCGAAACGATTGAGGAGCTCCGCCACAATGTCAAAGAAGCCGTCGACTGCTACTTCGACGAATCCATGAAGCAACCTGGCTTGATTCGTCTCCACTTCGTCCGCGACGAAGTTCTTGCCCTATGA